One region of Myxocyprinus asiaticus isolate MX2 ecotype Aquarium Trade chromosome 38, UBuf_Myxa_2, whole genome shotgun sequence genomic DNA includes:
- the LOC127429181 gene encoding probable low affinity copper uptake protein 2, producing MNMHFEGSSNVTLLFDFWSVHGPAGMVLSVFVVLLLTVFYELLKVWKINIGKQTQSPITHPAAPVSFSADQACFAPVMGCKRGSSALASSPSEISLAPTESTSATAGTASTAKSWLLHSLQTAIHVLQVTLGYMLMLCVMSYNIWIFLGVIVGSVLGYFLAFPLLNHI from the exons ATGAAT ATGCACTTTGAAGGGTCCAGTAACGTCACCCTGTTGTTTGATTTCTGGAGCGTGCATGGGCCTGCAG GAATGGTGCTGTCAGTCTTTGTTGTTCTCCTGCTCACCGTGTTCTATGAGCTTCTAAAAGTATGGAAGATTAACATCGGAAAACAGACACAATCCCCCATTACACATCCTGCTGCCCCAGTGTCATTCTCTGCTGATCAGGCCTGCTTTGCTCCTGTCATGGGGTGTAAAAGGGGAAGCTCCGCTCTGGCCAGCAGCCCCTCTGAGATCTCATTAGCTCCCACTGAGAGTACCAGTGCCACTGCTGGCACCGCATCCACTGCTAAGAG CTGGCTTCTGCACAGCCTACAGACCGCCATACACGTCCTGCAGGTGACACTAGGCTACATGCTCATGCTCTGCGTCATGTCCTACAACATATGGATCTTTCTGGGAGTCATCGTGGGCTCTGTCCTGGGATACTTCCTGGCTTTCCCACTCCTGAATCACATTTGA